A genomic region of Elaeis guineensis isolate ETL-2024a chromosome 9, EG11, whole genome shotgun sequence contains the following coding sequences:
- the LOC105036474 gene encoding LOW QUALITY PROTEIN: uncharacterized protein (The sequence of the model RefSeq protein was modified relative to this genomic sequence to represent the inferred CDS: inserted 1 base in 1 codon; deleted 1 base in 1 codon) has translation MDSGLNDLKSLQITSADDDEELVEEIEVEGGEHDDDDEAEGVTLGFVEKPKNPCFLLCHLFPSKAGGVPAWLDPVDLPRXESSNCGFCGEPLQFLLQVYAPISKKESTFHRTLFLFMCPSMSCLVQDQHEQWKRDENPRRSVKIFRCLLPRSNHFYSSEPPRHDGTDQPLSSGAVLCSWCGTWKGDKICSRCRRARYCSEKHEGMHWRSGHKNDCRQIISSSEDSASTPGNSRGKLWAISKAACSTLWPEYEIVIEDELAFDTEMSEENSCATALVSKHDKIDETFQLLSDEFEADDNKKSWAFFEEQIAKAPEQVLRYCRDLKVKPLWPLSVGRPSEADLPKCNHCKGPLCYEFQIMPQLLYYFGVRNDPDSLDWGTIVVYTCIALCEESVSYKEEFAWVQLYPTAAIP, from the exons ATGGATTCTGGGTTAAACGATCTAAAATCCCTTCAGATAACTTCTGCTGATGATGACGAAGAATTGGTGGAAGAAATCGAAGTGGAAGGAGGAGaacatgatgatgatgatgaagcaGAGGGAGTGACCCTAGGTTTTGTGGAGAAACCCAAAAATCCCTGCTTTCTTCTTTGCCATCTATTTCCAAGCAAAGCTGGTGGCGTCCCG GCGTGGTTGGATCCGGTGGACTTGCCAC GAGAAAGCTCGAACTGTGGCTTCTGTGGGGAGCCTCTTCAGTTCCTTCTTCAG GTTTATGCTCCAATCTCGAAGAAAGAATCCACGTTCCATCGCACGTTGTTTCTGTTCATGTGCCCGTCCATGTCATGCCTTGTCCAAGACCAGCATGAGCAGTGGAAGCGTGATGAGAATCCTCGTAGAAG TGTGAAGATTTTCCGTTGCCTATTACCTCGGTCTAATCATTTTTACTCGAGTGAGCCTCCGAGGCATGATGGAACTGACCAGCCACTCAGTAGTGGAG CTGTGCTCTGCTCTTGGTGTGGCACATGGAAGGGAGATAAAATTTGTAGTCGTTGCAGGAGAGCACGCTACTGTTCTGAGAAACATGAG GGCATGCATTGGCGATCAGGTCAT AAAAATGACTGCCGTCAGATAATTAGTTCTTCAGAAGATTCTGCATCTACACCTGGCAATAGTAGAGGGAAATTATGGGCTATAAGCAAAG CTGCCTGCAGCACTCTATGGCCAGAGTATGAGATTGTGATTGAGGACGAACTTGCATTTGATACAGAAATGTCTGAAGAGAATAGTTGTGCAACGGCTTTGGTGTCTAAGCATGACAAAATTGATGAAACATTTCAGTTGTTGTCAGACGAGTTTGAG GCTGATGACAATAAGAAAAGTTGGGCATTTTTTGAAGAGCAAATTGCTAAAGCCCCTGAGCAAGTGTTGAG ATACTGCCGAGATTTGAAGGTGAAACCACTATGGCCTTTGTCAGTTGGCCGTCCATCTGAAGCAGATCTTCCTAAATGCAACCACTGTAAAGGTCCTTTATGTTATGAATTCCAG ATCATGCCTCAGTTATTGTATTACTTTGGTgtgagaaatgatcctgattctcTTGATTGGGGAACCATTGTTGTCTACACATGCATAGCTTTGTGTGAAGAGAGTGTGAGCTACAAAGAGGAGTTTGCATGGGTTCAATTGTATCCTACTGCAGCAATACCTTAG